In the Flavobacterium acetivorans genome, one interval contains:
- the amaB gene encoding L-piperidine-6-carboxylate dehydrogenase: protein MTTTKSQFGMNEALEKLGIKTINEGTSTGLNHFSSGEILNSYSPVDGKLIGSVKTSTSQDYEKVIQSATEAFKTFRLMPAPQRGEIVRQFGEKLRQNKEALGKLVSYEMGKSLQEGYGEVQEMIDICDFAVGLSRQLHGLTMHSERPGHRMYEQYHPMGVVGIISAFNFPVAVWAWNTALAWICGDVCIWKPSEKTPLCGIACQNIIAEVIKENNLPEGISCLINGDYKLGELMTSDTRIPLISATGSTRMGKIVAQAVAARLGKSLLELGGNNAIIVTPDADIKMTVIGAVFGAVGTAGQRCTSTRRLIIHESIYEKVKDAIVSAYKQLKIGNPLDENNHVGPLIDKDAVKLYKAALDKVVEEGGTILVEGGVLSGEGYESGCYVKPAIALAKNSFEIVQHETFAPVLYLIKYSGDVDNALEYQNGVGQGLSSAIMTNNLREAERFLSVVGSDCGIANVNIGTSGAEIGGAFGGEKDTGGGRESGSDAWKIYMRRQTNTINYTTNLPLAQGIKFDLQ, encoded by the coding sequence ATGACTACAACAAAATCTCAATTTGGTATGAATGAGGCTCTAGAAAAATTAGGGATCAAGACTATAAATGAAGGAACATCAACTGGTTTAAATCATTTTTCGTCTGGAGAAATTTTAAATAGTTATTCTCCCGTTGACGGAAAATTGATTGGTTCTGTTAAAACATCCACATCACAAGACTACGAAAAAGTAATACAGTCGGCTACTGAGGCATTTAAAACCTTTCGTTTAATGCCTGCTCCCCAACGTGGCGAAATTGTTCGTCAATTTGGAGAAAAATTACGCCAAAACAAAGAAGCTTTAGGAAAATTGGTTTCTTATGAAATGGGGAAATCATTGCAAGAAGGATATGGTGAAGTACAAGAAATGATCGACATCTGTGATTTCGCAGTAGGCTTATCACGTCAATTGCACGGTCTAACCATGCATTCTGAGCGACCTGGACACCGTATGTATGAGCAGTACCATCCTATGGGAGTTGTTGGAATTATTTCGGCATTTAACTTTCCAGTTGCTGTTTGGGCTTGGAACACAGCTTTGGCTTGGATATGTGGAGATGTTTGTATTTGGAAACCTTCAGAAAAGACACCTCTTTGTGGAATAGCTTGTCAGAATATTATAGCCGAAGTTATTAAAGAAAATAATTTACCCGAAGGAATTTCATGCTTGATTAATGGCGATTATAAATTGGGGGAATTGATGACTTCCGATACTCGAATTCCATTAATTTCAGCTACAGGATCAACCAGAATGGGGAAAATAGTAGCGCAAGCAGTTGCTGCACGTTTAGGTAAATCCCTTTTAGAATTAGGAGGGAACAATGCTATAATCGTAACTCCTGATGCAGATATAAAAATGACTGTTATTGGGGCTGTTTTTGGAGCTGTAGGAACTGCAGGACAACGCTGTACATCAACGCGTCGCTTGATTATTCATGAAAGTATTTATGAAAAAGTAAAAGACGCTATTGTCTCGGCATACAAACAACTCAAAATCGGAAATCCATTAGACGAAAACAATCACGTAGGTCCATTAATCGATAAAGACGCAGTCAAATTGTACAAAGCAGCCTTAGATAAAGTAGTTGAAGAAGGTGGAACTATTTTAGTTGAAGGCGGAGTTCTTTCTGGAGAAGGATATGAAAGTGGATGTTATGTGAAGCCAGCGATTGCTTTAGCTAAAAATTCATTTGAGATTGTGCAACACGAGACTTTTGCCCCTGTTTTATATTTAATAAAATACAGTGGAGATGTTGATAACGCACTTGAATATCAAAACGGAGTTGGACAAGGATTATCATCAGCTATCATGACCAATAATTTACGTGAAGCTGAAAGATTTTTATCAGTTGTAGGTTCAGATTGTGGAATTGCCAATGTTAACATAGGAACATCCGGAGCTGAAATTGGAGGTGCTTTTGGTGGCGAGAAAGACACTGGAGGCGGAAGAGAATCTGGGTCAGATGCTTGGAAGATATATATGAGGCGTCAAACTAACACAATTAATTATACCACAAACCTACCATTGGCACAAGGAATTAAATTTGATTTACAATAA
- a CDS encoding tetratricopeptide repeat protein: MKKLAHLLLISFIFVCFTAQSQKNIWDENPSDSQVELDSLLKILPKSIGEKKLSLLNRIAEIYWVIDPNKTIKYGSEALRLSIELENKNQEGLALINLCQGYLFNNIYDKALQFGLRSLEIRRVIGNDYDLAFTLRTLGWLYYDIGYFEKALEYHTQALIIHEKIGDKQRIAYSYNSIGIIHDGKGDYNLALFFFKKSLKLIKDSNNKDRIAETMKNMAICYRKINELNLAKKFLDSALDIESQIKYDYKKVYILHELAIVHLQLKNYHKCYLLLQEARTITNALGNKKELVLENDKIMSDYYLALNNYKEAFKFYMKYTNGKSELFTSNKSEKLAEMRILYEAERRESEIKLLEQQRKLESQKRKSLLIGSLLLAIIGILIIASLWNNIKKKKAIYLQNHKLSKEKLKSQFLLQENLERKLDFRTKELTNLALFISQRTNIYKDLTKSLKNLKFNDLSLLKQDINALINEYTFKFDLNEDIQQFHSNIETLQSDFLFRIKEKYPNLTDKDIQLAVQVKLKLSSKEIANINNISANSVEIGRHRLRKKLGLENKDNLVTFLENI, from the coding sequence ATGAAAAAACTCGCTCATCTGCTACTTATTAGTTTTATATTTGTCTGTTTTACAGCCCAATCTCAGAAAAACATATGGGATGAAAACCCCAGTGATTCACAGGTTGAACTAGACAGTTTGTTAAAAATCTTGCCCAAATCTATAGGAGAAAAAAAACTGTCTTTATTAAATAGAATTGCCGAGATATACTGGGTCATTGATCCTAATAAAACTATAAAATATGGCTCGGAAGCTTTACGTTTATCAATCGAGTTGGAAAATAAAAATCAAGAAGGGTTAGCACTAATAAATTTGTGTCAGGGTTATTTGTTTAATAATATTTATGATAAAGCTTTACAATTCGGGCTACGATCCTTAGAAATACGAAGAGTAATTGGAAACGATTATGATCTTGCCTTTACTTTACGTACACTTGGTTGGTTATATTATGACATTGGTTATTTTGAAAAAGCATTAGAATATCATACCCAAGCTTTAATCATACATGAAAAAATAGGCGACAAGCAGCGAATTGCATACAGTTATAACAGTATCGGAATAATTCATGATGGCAAAGGCGATTATAATTTGGCATTATTTTTTTTCAAAAAATCTTTAAAACTCATAAAAGATTCTAATAATAAGGACAGAATCGCAGAAACGATGAAAAATATGGCCATTTGCTATCGTAAAATTAATGAACTCAATTTGGCTAAAAAATTCTTAGATTCTGCTCTGGATATTGAGAGTCAAATTAAATATGACTACAAAAAAGTTTATATTCTTCATGAACTTGCTATTGTACACTTACAACTTAAAAATTATCATAAATGTTATTTATTGTTACAAGAAGCTAGGACTATTACTAACGCATTGGGTAATAAAAAGGAACTAGTTTTAGAGAATGATAAAATTATGTCCGATTATTATTTAGCATTAAATAACTATAAGGAGGCTTTCAAATTTTATATGAAATATACTAATGGTAAATCTGAACTTTTCACAAGCAATAAAAGTGAAAAATTGGCTGAAATGCGGATTTTATATGAGGCTGAACGACGCGAATCTGAAATCAAGTTATTAGAGCAACAACGTAAATTGGAATCACAGAAAAGAAAATCCTTATTGATAGGTTCTTTATTATTGGCAATAATAGGAATTCTAATAATAGCTTCGTTATGGAATAATATAAAAAAGAAAAAAGCTATTTATCTGCAAAATCATAAACTTTCAAAGGAAAAACTAAAATCACAATTTCTATTACAGGAGAATTTAGAACGCAAACTGGATTTTCGAACTAAGGAACTTACAAATCTAGCTTTGTTCATTTCTCAAAGAACTAATATTTATAAGGACCTAACAAAATCTTTAAAAAATTTAAAATTCAACGATTTAAGCTTACTTAAACAAGACATCAATGCGCTTATAAACGAGTACACTTTTAAATTTGATTTAAATGAAGATATTCAGCAATTTCATTCCAACATAGAAACCCTACAAAGTGATTTTTTATTTAGAATTAAAGAAAAATATCCTAATTTAACTGATAAAGATATTCAGTTGGCAGTACAGGTTAAACTTAAACTTAGCTCTAAAGAAATAGCCAATATCAATAATATCTCTGCTAATTCAGTAGAAATTGGAAGACATAGGTTAAGAAAAAAATTAGGATTAGAAAACAAAGACAACCTAGTTACTTTTCTGGAAAACATTTAG
- a CDS encoding ATP-binding protein: MKIKTKLNLGVGLLFLMIIILSLISAYSVFLIKIDTQNILKANYNTLEYSRNMLLSLEKISTDKNIDFSFFEKNLKNQMANATEIGERNVNINLERKFTELKNDFSNDEIKNQIRQDIFEIMKLNMNAIKQKSDVATHTAETASLWIAITGTLCFLIAFNLLVNLPNNIANPIKELTNSIKEIANKNYSQRVHFMNHNEFGDLAKSFNSMAEKLQEYSSSNLHKLSFEKKRLETLINNMHDPIIGLDNRGIILFVNNEALKIIGLKSNEVVGQLATNLALTNDLMKSLLVSTLLDGKQKVEPMKIFADNIESYFEKEIVNITIKPTGEDHKIDIGDVIILRNITVFKELDFAKTNFIATVSHELKTPISSIKMSLQILEKEDNGKMNQDQKQLITSIKEDSERLLKITGELLDLSQVETGNIHLTIEDNNPYEIINYAIAAVKVKADQKAINIIIDAEENLPFVKADNDKTAWVLINFLTNAITYSSENSKIIVKLRKVNNTVLFEVIDKGKGIDSHYKNRVFDKYFQIPGSHKLGTGLGLAISKEFIEAQNGTIAVKSELGLGSTFSIELNIV; this comes from the coding sequence ATGAAAATAAAAACCAAATTAAATCTCGGCGTTGGATTGTTATTCTTGATGATAATCATCCTTTCGCTAATTAGTGCTTATTCCGTTTTTTTAATAAAAATAGACACTCAAAATATTTTGAAAGCAAATTACAACACCTTAGAATATTCTCGTAACATGTTACTTTCATTAGAGAAAATTAGTACCGATAAAAATATAGATTTTTCCTTTTTCGAAAAAAATCTTAAAAATCAAATGGCAAATGCAACTGAAATTGGTGAAAGAAATGTTAACATCAATCTAGAGAGAAAATTTACGGAACTCAAAAACGATTTTTCTAATGATGAGATCAAAAATCAGATTCGGCAAGATATTTTTGAAATTATGAAGTTGAACATGAATGCCATCAAGCAAAAAAGTGATGTAGCCACGCATACTGCTGAAACGGCCAGCTTGTGGATTGCTATTACCGGAACGTTATGCTTCTTGATAGCTTTTAATTTATTAGTAAATTTACCCAATAATATTGCCAATCCTATTAAGGAATTAACAAATAGTATCAAGGAAATTGCCAATAAAAATTATTCGCAAAGAGTACACTTTATGAATCATAACGAATTTGGAGACTTGGCAAAGTCATTCAATTCAATGGCTGAGAAATTACAAGAATATAGTAGCAGCAACTTACACAAATTATCATTTGAGAAAAAGCGATTAGAAACTTTGATTAATAACATGCACGATCCCATTATTGGATTGGATAATAGGGGAATTATATTATTTGTTAACAATGAAGCATTAAAAATCATTGGTTTAAAATCAAATGAAGTTGTAGGCCAATTAGCCACTAATCTAGCCCTTACAAATGATTTAATGAAATCGCTATTAGTAAGCACACTTCTTGATGGCAAACAAAAAGTGGAACCAATGAAGATTTTTGCAGATAACATAGAAAGTTATTTCGAGAAGGAAATTGTAAATATTACCATTAAACCAACGGGGGAAGACCACAAAATCGATATTGGTGATGTGATAATTCTAAGAAACATTACTGTTTTTAAAGAGTTAGATTTTGCAAAAACAAATTTTATAGCCACGGTTTCTCATGAATTAAAAACACCTATCTCCTCTATAAAGATGAGTTTACAAATCCTAGAAAAAGAAGATAACGGTAAAATGAATCAAGACCAAAAACAATTAATTACCAGCATTAAAGAAGATAGCGAAAGATTGCTAAAAATTACCGGAGAATTACTGGATTTATCCCAAGTAGAAACGGGAAACATACATCTAACTATAGAAGACAACAATCCATACGAAATAATAAACTATGCTATAGCTGCAGTAAAAGTAAAGGCCGATCAAAAAGCAATAAATATCATAATCGATGCAGAAGAAAACTTACCTTTTGTAAAGGCAGATAACGATAAAACAGCTTGGGTCCTAATTAACTTTTTAACAAACGCAATTACCTACTCTTCTGAAAATAGTAAAATTATTGTCAAACTAAGAAAAGTGAACAACACAGTCCTTTTTGAAGTTATAGATAAAGGAAAAGGGATTGATAGTCATTATAAAAATAGAGTCTTTGATAAATATTTCCAAATTCCAGGAAGTCACAAATTAGGAACTGGATTAGGTTTAGCAATTAGCAAAGAATTTATTGAAGCACAAAATGGTACAATCGCTGTAAAAAGTGAACTTGGATTAGGAAGTACTTTTAGTATTGAATTGAATATTGTTTAA
- a CDS encoding sensor protein KdpD — protein sequence MDNEKENNVKHFLDLIQKSRKGKFKIYIGMSAGVGKTYRMLQEAHTLLKNGIDVKIGYIETHNRKETHELLAGLPVIPRRTIFYKGKQLEEMDVQAIINLRPEVVIVDELAHTNIEGSKNEKRWQDVLEILESGINVISAVNIQHIESLNQDIKRITTIDVQERIPDHVLRIADEVVNIDLTSEDLIARLKEGKIYTADKIPTALNNFFKSDQILQLRELALKEVVNQVGRKVENEVPKNLALKPQKIVACISSNDKMAKIVIRKTARLASYYNCKWYVLYVETPKESSSKIALDKQRHLINNFKLASQLNAEVIKVENSSITDAILAIVEQKNITTVCIGKPHLNLFKVILSTTIFNKLLNNLTSSNIDLVILS from the coding sequence ATGGATAACGAAAAAGAAAATAATGTCAAGCACTTTCTTGATTTAATTCAGAAATCTCGCAAAGGAAAATTTAAAATCTACATTGGGATGAGTGCTGGTGTAGGAAAAACGTACCGTATGCTTCAAGAAGCACACACCTTATTAAAAAACGGAATTGACGTTAAAATAGGATATATTGAAACGCATAACCGTAAAGAAACGCATGAATTGTTAGCTGGTCTGCCTGTTATTCCGCGCCGTACTATTTTTTATAAAGGGAAACAACTGGAAGAAATGGATGTTCAAGCGATCATTAATTTACGTCCAGAAGTAGTAATTGTAGATGAACTAGCACACACGAATATAGAAGGAAGCAAAAATGAAAAGCGCTGGCAAGATGTTTTGGAAATTCTAGAATCGGGTATTAATGTAATTTCGGCAGTAAATATTCAGCATATAGAAAGTTTAAATCAAGATATAAAACGAATCACCACTATTGATGTGCAGGAAAGAATCCCTGATCATGTTTTGAGAATAGCAGATGAAGTAGTAAATATCGATTTGACTTCAGAGGATTTGATTGCTCGATTGAAAGAAGGTAAAATTTATACTGCAGATAAAATTCCGACGGCATTAAATAACTTTTTCAAATCAGATCAGATTTTACAGTTACGTGAATTAGCGTTAAAAGAAGTGGTGAATCAAGTGGGACGCAAAGTCGAAAACGAAGTGCCAAAAAATTTAGCTTTAAAGCCTCAAAAAATAGTCGCTTGCATTAGTAGCAATGATAAAATGGCTAAAATTGTTATTCGGAAAACCGCGCGATTGGCGAGTTATTACAATTGCAAATGGTATGTTTTATATGTAGAAACTCCAAAAGAAAGTTCTAGTAAAATAGCATTAGATAAACAACGCCATCTAATCAATAATTTTAAATTAGCTTCGCAATTAAATGCTGAGGTTATCAAAGTAGAAAATAGTAGTATAACCGATGCGATATTAGCAATAGTTGAACAGAAAAATATCACAACCGTTTGCATTGGAAAACCACATTTAAATTTATTTAAAGTAATTTTATCGACGACCATATTTAATAAATTACTAAATAACCTAACCTCATCAAATATTGACTTAGTAATTTTGTCATAA
- a CDS encoding porin: MNTKISLAALTLCFSAVAFAQEEKPKNPLTISGYAETYFQYDTNNPINNSRPEFIYSHNRNNEVSLNLTFVKANYETEKVRTNLAIAAGSYMNANYAAEPGVLKNIYEANVGFKVAKNQNLWLTAGIFPSHIGYESAVGADCFTLTRSIMAENSPYFEAGAKITYVSPSGQWELTGLYLNGWQRIQRVDGNTTPSFGHQIIFRPLAKFSINSSSFIGNDKADNLRQKRYFHDLYVAYDLTRKVKLLAGFDIGWEQAAPQSEDYNKWYGASVMMQLMVTDKLNFAVRGEYYQDKKGVIIASGTPNGFETFGVSLNADYKITPNLMWRTEVKNYSSKEAIFVKNTAEVSDTSFSINTSLAIKF, translated from the coding sequence ATGAATACAAAAATAAGTCTAGCTGCCTTAACTTTATGTTTTTCAGCGGTAGCTTTTGCACAAGAGGAGAAACCAAAAAATCCATTGACAATTAGTGGATATGCTGAAACTTATTTTCAGTACGATACCAACAATCCAATCAATAATTCTCGTCCAGAATTTATATACAGCCACAACCGTAACAATGAAGTAAGTCTGAACCTTACATTTGTAAAAGCAAATTACGAAACTGAAAAGGTACGTACCAATCTAGCTATAGCTGCAGGTTCTTATATGAATGCGAATTATGCAGCAGAACCGGGGGTTTTGAAAAATATTTATGAAGCCAACGTAGGATTTAAAGTTGCTAAAAATCAAAACTTGTGGCTTACAGCGGGAATCTTTCCGTCGCATATCGGTTATGAAAGTGCTGTTGGAGCCGATTGCTTCACATTGACAAGGAGCATTATGGCGGAGAATTCTCCTTATTTTGAGGCTGGAGCCAAAATTACATACGTTTCACCAAGTGGGCAATGGGAATTAACAGGATTGTATCTGAACGGATGGCAAAGAATCCAACGTGTCGATGGCAACACCACACCTAGTTTTGGTCACCAAATTATCTTTAGACCATTGGCTAAATTTTCTATAAACAGTAGCTCTTTTATAGGAAATGATAAAGCGGACAACTTGCGTCAAAAACGTTATTTCCATGATTTGTATGTCGCTTATGATTTAACCCGTAAAGTGAAACTTTTAGCAGGATTTGATATAGGTTGGGAACAAGCCGCACCTCAAAGTGAGGATTATAATAAATGGTACGGAGCTTCTGTAATGATGCAATTGATGGTAACTGATAAATTAAATTTTGCCGTAAGAGGAGAATATTATCAAGATAAAAAAGGGGTAATTATAGCTTCAGGAACTCCAAATGGTTTTGAAACCTTCGGCGTTTCTTTGAATGCAGACTATAAAATTACTCCAAATTTAATGTGGAGAACTGAAGTTAAAAATTACAGTAGCAAAGAGGCAATTTTTGTAAAAAACACAGCTGAAGTTTCTGATACTAGTTTTTCGATAAATACTTCTTTGGCTATCAAATTTTAA
- a CDS encoding K(+)-transporting ATPase subunit C yields MKNNLIKGIRMTVVLVVLFTVIYPLSVWAVAQLAPNNGKGEVVSYKQTKGYANIGQNFTDDKYFWGRPSAVDYNAAGSGASNKGASNEEYLAVVQGRIDTFLLKNPTVQKSQIPVDLVTASGSGLDPNISVASAKIQIARIQNVRNIDPKKLNTLIDANTEHPLLGVFGPAKINILKLNIALDQLK; encoded by the coding sequence ATGAAAAACAATTTAATAAAAGGAATTAGAATGACCGTAGTGTTAGTTGTGCTGTTCACCGTAATTTATCCACTATCGGTATGGGCAGTTGCTCAATTAGCGCCTAATAACGGAAAAGGCGAAGTAGTGTCTTATAAACAAACTAAAGGATACGCTAATATTGGACAAAATTTTACGGATGACAAATACTTCTGGGGACGCCCTTCAGCCGTAGACTATAATGCTGCTGGATCAGGAGCTAGCAATAAAGGAGCTTCAAATGAGGAATATTTAGCCGTAGTGCAAGGCCGAATCGATACGTTCTTACTTAAAAACCCAACAGTACAAAAATCACAAATACCAGTTGATTTAGTAACAGCCAGTGGAAGCGGATTAGATCCGAATATTTCAGTTGCAAGTGCGAAAATACAAATCGCTAGAATTCAGAACGTAAGAAATATAGATCCTAAAAAATTAAATACCTTGATTGATGCCAACACAGAACATCCTTTATTAGGTGTTTTTGGACCAGCAAAAATTAATATCCTAAAACTAAATATTGCTCTAGACCAACTAAAATAA
- the kdpB gene encoding potassium-transporting ATPase subunit KdpB codes for MNKDQSLFQKDIMQQALVKSFVKLNPKLMFRNPVMFTVEIGTFVMLVVSIWTLTGETSQGSFGYNFVVFLVLLFTLLFANFAEAIAEARGKAQADSLRKTREETPATLKSGEKISSSQLKKGDLFVCEAGDIIPTDGEIVEGLATIDESAITGESAPVIRESGGDKSSVTGGTKVLSDRILVEVTNEPGQSFLDKMIALVEGASRQKTPNEIALTILLAGFTLVFIIVCVTLKPFADYSNVNITIASFIALFVCLIPTTIGGLLSAIGIAGMDRALRANVITKSGRAVETAGDIDVLLLDKTGTITIGNRKATHFYPAPGISEAQLIKAAFLSSISDETPEGKSIVELSKIDPSSFQNSNAKFIKFTAETRSSGINFETTRIRKGATDAIKNMVTYAGNPFPTELLDQVKVIAKNGGTPLVVSENEVALGVIELQDIIKTGMFERFERLRKMGIKTVMVTGDNPLTAKFIAEKAGVDDFIAEAKPEDKMNYIKQEQMAGRLVAMMGDGTNDAPALAQADVGVAMNSGTQAAKEAGNMVDLDNDPTKLIEIVEIGKQLLMTRGTLTTFSIANDVAKYFAIIPALFITAIPALQGLNIMHLHSPESAILSAVIFNAIIIPFLIPLALKGVSYRPIGASALLRRNLLLFGVGGIIVPFIGIKLIDMVVALFI; via the coding sequence ATGAATAAAGATCAATCCTTATTTCAAAAAGACATCATGCAGCAAGCATTGGTAAAATCTTTTGTGAAATTGAATCCGAAACTGATGTTCCGAAATCCTGTGATGTTTACGGTAGAAATCGGAACATTTGTGATGCTTGTTGTTTCTATTTGGACATTGACAGGCGAAACTTCACAAGGTAGTTTTGGATATAATTTTGTTGTATTCCTAGTCTTATTATTTACGTTGTTGTTTGCCAATTTTGCCGAAGCCATTGCGGAAGCACGAGGAAAAGCACAAGCTGATAGTTTGCGAAAAACAAGAGAAGAAACACCTGCAACTTTAAAAAGTGGTGAGAAAATATCGTCCTCTCAACTAAAAAAAGGAGATTTATTTGTGTGTGAAGCGGGCGATATTATTCCTACAGATGGAGAAATCGTAGAAGGTCTAGCTACAATTGATGAAAGTGCCATTACAGGAGAATCGGCTCCAGTAATTCGAGAATCTGGTGGAGACAAAAGTTCGGTGACTGGTGGCACAAAAGTGCTGTCTGACCGAATTCTAGTAGAAGTTACTAATGAACCAGGCCAAAGTTTTTTAGATAAAATGATTGCTTTAGTAGAAGGAGCTTCACGTCAAAAGACACCTAATGAAATTGCTTTAACAATTTTACTTGCCGGATTCACATTAGTGTTCATAATTGTTTGTGTGACTCTAAAACCATTTGCAGATTACTCCAATGTTAATATTACCATTGCTTCTTTTATAGCACTTTTTGTTTGTTTGATTCCAACAACCATTGGAGGACTTTTATCAGCAATTGGAATAGCAGGAATGGACAGAGCTTTGAGAGCGAATGTAATTACAAAAAGTGGTAGAGCCGTAGAAACTGCTGGTGACATTGATGTATTGCTTTTAGATAAAACGGGAACAATCACTATTGGGAACCGAAAAGCGACTCATTTCTATCCAGCTCCTGGGATTTCAGAAGCACAATTAATTAAAGCTGCATTTTTAAGTTCTATTTCTGATGAGACACCAGAGGGAAAATCGATTGTTGAATTATCAAAAATAGATCCTTCGTCTTTTCAAAATAGTAATGCAAAATTTATAAAGTTTACTGCAGAGACCAGAAGCTCAGGAATCAATTTTGAGACTACTCGAATTAGAAAAGGAGCTACAGATGCCATTAAAAACATGGTGACTTATGCTGGAAATCCTTTTCCAACAGAACTTTTAGACCAAGTAAAAGTAATTGCAAAAAATGGAGGAACTCCCTTAGTAGTTTCCGAAAATGAAGTGGCTTTAGGAGTGATTGAATTGCAAGATATCATCAAAACGGGAATGTTCGAGCGCTTTGAACGCCTTCGTAAAATGGGAATTAAAACCGTAATGGTAACGGGTGATAATCCTTTGACTGCCAAATTTATCGCCGAAAAAGCAGGCGTTGATGACTTTATCGCCGAAGCGAAACCAGAAGATAAGATGAACTACATCAAACAAGAGCAAATGGCGGGCCGTTTGGTAGCCATGATGGGAGACGGAACAAATGACGCACCGGCTTTGGCTCAAGCAGATGTTGGTGTTGCCATGAATAGTGGAACGCAAGCTGCAAAAGAAGCGGGAAATATGGTCGATTTAGACAATGATCCAACTAAATTAATTGAGATTGTTGAAATTGGAAAACAATTATTAATGACTCGTGGAACGTTGACTACTTTCAGTATTGCAAATGATGTTGCCAAGTATTTTGCTATTATTCCAGCTTTGTTTATCACAGCGATCCCCGCTTTACAAGGATTGAACATTATGCATTTACACAGTCCAGAAAGCGCGATACTCTCAGCAGTAATCTTCAATGCGATCATTATTCCGTTCTTGATTCCATTGGCTTTAAAAGGAGTGAGTTACAGACCAATTGGTGCAAGTGCTTTGTTGAGAAGAAATCTTTTGCTATTTGGTGTTGGTGGAATCATTGTTCCATTTATCGGTATAAAATTAATTGATATGGTAGTTGCATTATTCATTTAA